A single window of Gemmatimonadaceae bacterium DNA harbors:
- a CDS encoding carboxypeptidase regulatory-like domain-containing protein, with the protein MTRHLLFSALLLPAVAGAQVRPPVRPATKPAPKPAPTAPTVAPSTVPQLAPAPKARVTGSVLDSATLKPLVNASVQFVLSTDPSKLRSATTDSLGQYVIDSLSLGTWIVGVLHEQYERLGVEGRLVQFIVEQGGDVRLDLGPPGVDGIIGLRCGAQATAASGSANVGTGDGAFIGLIRQANGQPLSGPARLRVQYIESTIQDGKLVRRFPARFVDAAPNGAFAACGIPVGVNITTRAFAGSDSSGTVELTVPRTGLLVRDILIAQPKRIAEAAKSATDRPRTLIRGDARVRGVVRDTAGKPVNNARIVLSGDDSQSATSSGGVFNLGNLPPGTWMMEARAVGYQPQRFVVDLRDSLEALAEVNLTVLTPTVDTVKVQADKWSRQMEGFENRRKVGMGGYFLDEKKIVDRNAMRMADLLRGTPGVSIQPGGTASGRDQVRLRSVQGTGQCFPNVFLNGVYTAVDNGIIDDLIRPEEVRAIEVYPGTATLPIEFQRPNGCGSIAIWTGPRGVTNKK; encoded by the coding sequence GTGACCCGCCACCTCCTCTTTTCCGCCCTCCTCCTCCCCGCGGTTGCCGGCGCCCAGGTGCGTCCGCCCGTGCGGCCCGCCACCAAACCGGCGCCCAAGCCGGCGCCGACCGCGCCCACGGTGGCGCCGTCCACGGTGCCGCAGTTGGCGCCGGCGCCCAAGGCGCGGGTGACGGGGAGTGTGCTCGACAGCGCGACGCTCAAGCCGCTCGTGAATGCGTCGGTGCAGTTCGTGCTCAGCACCGATCCCTCCAAGCTCCGGTCGGCCACGACCGACTCACTCGGGCAGTACGTGATCGATTCGCTCTCGCTCGGCACGTGGATCGTGGGCGTGCTGCATGAGCAGTACGAGCGACTGGGGGTCGAGGGGCGGCTGGTGCAGTTCATCGTGGAACAGGGTGGCGATGTACGCCTCGACCTCGGGCCGCCGGGCGTGGATGGCATCATCGGTCTGCGCTGCGGGGCGCAGGCCACGGCGGCGAGCGGGTCGGCCAATGTGGGCACGGGCGACGGCGCCTTCATCGGGCTCATTCGCCAGGCGAACGGGCAGCCGCTCAGTGGGCCCGCGCGCCTGCGCGTGCAGTACATCGAATCGACCATTCAGGACGGCAAACTGGTACGGCGGTTCCCCGCGCGTTTCGTGGATGCCGCCCCGAACGGGGCGTTCGCCGCGTGCGGGATTCCGGTGGGCGTCAACATCACGACGCGCGCCTTCGCCGGCAGCGACTCGAGCGGCACCGTGGAGCTCACGGTCCCGCGTACGGGGCTCCTCGTGCGCGACATCCTCATCGCGCAGCCCAAGCGCATCGCCGAAGCCGCGAAGAGCGCCACCGATCGCCCGCGCACGCTCATTCGTGGCGACGCACGCGTGCGCGGCGTCGTGCGCGACACCGCCGGCAAGCCGGTGAACAACGCGCGCATCGTGCTGAGCGGCGACGACTCGCAGAGCGCCACGAGCAGTGGCGGCGTGTTCAACCTCGGCAACCTGCCGCCCGGCACGTGGATGATGGAAGCGCGCGCCGTCGGCTATCAGCCGCAGCGCTTTGTGGTCGATCTCCGCGACAGCCTCGAAGCGCTCGCCGAAGTGAACCTCACCGTGCTCACGCCCACCGTGGACACCGTGAAGGTACAGGCCGACAAGTGGTCACGGCAGATGGAAGGCTTCGAGAACCGCCGCAAGGTGGGGATGGGCGGCTACTTCCTCGACGAGAAGAAGATCGTGGACCGCAACGCCATGCGCATGGCCGATCTCCTCCGCGGCACACCCGGCGTCTCCATCCAGCCCGGCGGCACCGCCAGCGGCCGCGATCAGGTGCGCCTCCGCAGCGTGCAGGGCACCGGCCAGTGCTTCCCCAACGTCTTCCTGAACGGCGTCTACACCGCCGTCGACAACGGCATCATCGACGACCTGATCCGCCCCGAAGAAGTGCGCGCCATCGAGGTCTATCCCGGCACCGCCACTCTGCCCATCGAGTTCCAGCGGCCGAACGGGTGCGGGTCGATTGCGATCTGGACGGGACCGCGGGGGGTTACGAACAAGAAGTAA